From the genome of bacterium:
ACTTCGACTTCCCGGTCAGGGACCACCGCGAGCTGGGTGCAGGATTGGGGATGATCGACATCGAGCGGGCCGCCAAGGTGTCCGGCAGCCGCTTCGGGTACCTCACAGGGCCGGCGGTGATACTCGAGTTCGCGCTGGTGCGGATGGCGCTCGAGCTGCTGGGCGGCAAGGGATTCACTCCCGTGGTCCCGCCGGTGCTGGTGCGCGAGGAGGCGCTGTTCGGCACCGGGTTCTTCCCGGATGACGACCAGCAGGTCTACGAGGTGGGCGTGGACTCGGGCGACGGACTGCGCTCCGACAACCTCTACCTGGTCGGTACGTCCGAGGTGTCCCTGGCCGCCTATCACGCCGGCGAGGTGCTCGAGGAGGACGCCCTGCCGCTCCGCTACGCCGGCTTCTCCAGCTGCTTCCGCCGGGAGGCGGGGGCGCACGGCAAGGACACGGCCGGCATCTTCCGGGTACACCAGTTCGACAAGATGGAGATGTTCTCGTTCTGCCATCCGGAGCGCTCCTGGGACGAGCACGAGATGTTGCTGGGCATCGAGGAGGAGATCGTCCAGAGCCTCGAGATCCCCTACCGGGTGGTGAACGTGGCGGCGGGGGACCTGGGCTCGTCGGCCGCCAAGAAGTACGACATCGAGGCCTGGATCCCCTCCCAGGGGCGCTACCGAGAGATCACGTCCTGCTCCAACACCACCGACTTCCAGAGCCGGCGGATGCGGATCCGGTACCGGACCGATCGCGGGAACCGGTTGGTGCACACGCTGAACGGGACGGCGGTGGCCGTGGGCCGGTTGCTGATCGCCCTGATGGAGAACCACCAGCAGGCGGACGGGTCTGTGACGGTGCCGGAGTCCCTGCGTGCCTACGCCGGATTCGACCGCATCGGCTGAGCCTCCGGGCGCGCCGGTGGAGCGGCCGACGGATGCGATCTTCGCCAGGATCGCCCGCCGCTACGACCTGATCAACCGGCTGCTGGCGGTCGGGCGCGACCAGGCCTGGCGCCGCTCGGTGATCGAGCGCCTGCCTCCGGGAAGGCTGCTGGATCTCGGCGCCGGCACCGGGGCGGCCGTGCCCCTGTTCGGCAGCCGGGAGGTGGTGGCGCTCGATCCCGTCTCGCAGATGCTGGACCTCAACCCCACCGCGGCTCGGGTGGTGGGCAAAGGGGAGCACCTGCCGTTCCGCGACGGCTCCTTCGACGCAGTGTTCTCGGCGTTCGTCTTCCGGAACCTGGACTCGGTTGAGACCACGCTGGAAGAGATCGCGCGGGTGCTCCGTCCGGGCGGATCGGCGGGGGTGGTGGGGCTCACCCGGCCCAAAGGAAAGGTGGCAGCCTCCCTCCATCGGGCCGGCTCGGCCGTCGTGGTCCCGATGGCGGGTGCCCTGGTCAACGCCGTCGACGAGTACCGGTACCTCCACCGGTCGCTCGACAAGCTCCCCCCACCCGAGAAGTTGTTCGCCGACGCGCCCCTCCGTGTCGACCGGATGTGGCGGATGGGCCCCCTCGGCTTCGTCTACGGCGCCATCCTCACCAAGTAGACCTGTTTCATCAATGATTGAAATGCCACTCCGGGTTGACGGAATCGCGGTGAGCCAACTTTTCGCGACTCGGCAAACGGGGTTATCAAACAACTCACAGCTATGTGATTCTGGGTCTAAGCTTCTGACCGAAGGCCTTGCGGAAGGAGTGAAATGATGCCAGAGCTAAGCGCGTCGACATCATGGCATCAGGCTATGAGCCACCTGACCTCCTTCAGAGACCACCAACTCCCCGACCTCTTGGATGACCACTACGGGGAATGGGCAGTGCTCGACGCCGTCAGTGGCGAACTCCTTGGCATTCACCCTGCCCCTAAGGCTTTCGCCCTCGCCCGCGAGCGGCCGAGCGGCGAAGTTCTCCTCGAGCAAGTATGCGAGCAGGGACCGATGGTCGTGGGAAGCGCCGTCCTTGTTGACCTTTGAAGGTCCGTTCAGCTACGAGAATCCGCCCGTCATCAAAGTGACCATAAGGGCGCCTTTCATGGAGAGTGCCCCTCAGAAGGGGGTCCGGGCGATGCTGGATACCGGATCGAATGTCTGCGTTGTCTCATCGACCATCCTCGCAGACCCTCCACTATCTTGGCTGGGTCCGGTCAATCTCATCACGTCGTCTGGTTCGAAGGACACGGTTTCCTACGGCGCAGCAGTAATCCTGCGAGACGGTGCAGACACCGCAGTAATCGAGCCGGCAAAGGTCGTCTATGGCGAACCCGTCGGTCATTACGAACTGATAATCGGGCGGGATGTTCTCAACCTAGGCACGCTGACAGTGGGTTACGGGAAGTTCTCGTTCCAGATCAACTCCGGACACCACGAACCCACCCATCATCCCTAGATTTCCCCACCTTGGCCAGGTAGAGGACGACGCGCCGGTGCCGGGCCCTCACAGTT
Proteins encoded in this window:
- the serS gene encoding serine--tRNA ligase, whose translation is MIDITLLREQPDALKASLARRGLDLDVDLMAQIDQDRRMTRAKAESMRAEQKRLSRSIPRLEGEARQEAIAEAGELAAKYRATLAEADDLDEQFRVLWIRVPNPAHPSAADGLVEEDAVEIKRWGTATDFDFPVRDHRELGAGLGMIDIERAAKVSGSRFGYLTGPAVILEFALVRMALELLGGKGFTPVVPPVLVREEALFGTGFFPDDDQQVYEVGVDSGDGLRSDNLYLVGTSEVSLAAYHAGEVLEEDALPLRYAGFSSCFRREAGAHGKDTAGIFRVHQFDKMEMFSFCHPERSWDEHEMLLGIEEEIVQSLEIPYRVVNVAAGDLGSSAAKKYDIEAWIPSQGRYREITSCSNTTDFQSRRMRIRYRTDRGNRLVHTLNGTAVAVGRLLIALMENHQQADGSVTVPESLRAYAGFDRIG
- a CDS encoding class I SAM-dependent methyltransferase, which encodes MPTPDSTASAEPPGAPVERPTDAIFARIARRYDLINRLLAVGRDQAWRRSVIERLPPGRLLDLGAGTGAAVPLFGSREVVALDPVSQMLDLNPTAARVVGKGEHLPFRDGSFDAVFSAFVFRNLDSVETTLEEIARVLRPGGSAGVVGLTRPKGKVAASLHRAGSAVVVPMAGALVNAVDEYRYLHRSLDKLPPPEKLFADAPLRVDRMWRMGPLGFVYGAILTK